The Pseudomonadota bacterium genome has a window encoding:
- a CDS encoding ammonium transporter yields MTATGLFRGSAVAGLALWGAAPAMAAPTLAAPSVEAVVDKGDTAWMMVATILVMAMIIPGLSLFYGGLVRTKNMLSVLTQIIAVSSLAMVLWVLYGYSITFGGDGGLFYDGFDKAFLANVTKESLADTFSDNFKIPEYVFIAFQMTFVAITVSLVIGGMVERMKFSALMVFAVIWLTIVYFPIAHMVWDGDGYILNRWEALDFAGGTVVHINAGVSALVGALIVGKRIGYQKDAMAPHSLSMTLIGTGLLWVGWFGFNAGSALEANADAALAMINTFAATAGGVLFWMLTERVLGHKGSLLGACSGAIAGLVAITPAAGNSGPAGAILLGGLASVICCWFVMVAKPKMGFDDSLDAFGIHGLGGIVGSVGVAVVNLQLLGGQGGADYAFGDQFMKQVVSVLIAIIWAGAGSAIAFIIARYTTGLRVDEDTEREGLDLGEHGERAYNY; encoded by the coding sequence GTGACAGCAACGGGTCTTTTCAGGGGAAGTGCAGTGGCCGGGCTGGCGTTGTGGGGCGCCGCTCCGGCCATGGCTGCGCCGACACTTGCCGCGCCGTCGGTCGAAGCGGTGGTCGACAAGGGCGATACCGCCTGGATGATGGTCGCCACAATACTGGTAATGGCAATGATCATCCCGGGCCTGTCACTCTTCTATGGCGGACTGGTGCGCACCAAGAATATGCTCTCGGTGCTGACCCAGATCATCGCGGTGTCGTCGCTGGCGATGGTGCTGTGGGTGCTCTACGGCTATTCGATCACCTTTGGCGGCGATGGCGGTCTGTTCTATGACGGTTTTGACAAGGCGTTTCTCGCCAATGTCACCAAGGAAAGTCTGGCCGACACCTTTAGCGACAATTTCAAGATCCCCGAATATGTCTTTATCGCCTTCCAGATGACCTTTGTCGCGATCACCGTGTCGCTGGTGATTGGCGGCATGGTCGAGCGGATGAAATTCTCGGCTTTGATGGTCTTTGCCGTCATCTGGCTCACTATCGTTTATTTCCCCATCGCGCATATGGTGTGGGATGGCGACGGCTATATTCTCAACCGCTGGGAAGCGCTGGACTTTGCCGGTGGCACGGTGGTGCATATCAATGCCGGGGTCTCGGCACTGGTCGGCGCGCTGATCGTCGGCAAGCGTATCGGCTATCAGAAAGATGCCATGGCGCCGCATTCGCTCAGCATGACGCTGATCGGCACCGGGCTGCTCTGGGTTGGCTGGTTCGGTTTCAACGCCGGATCGGCACTGGAGGCCAATGCCGACGCCGCGCTGGCGATGATCAACACCTTTGCGGCCACTGCAGGCGGTGTGCTGTTCTGGATGCTGACCGAGCGCGTCCTCGGCCATAAGGGCTCGCTGCTCGGTGCCTGTTCAGGGGCGATTGCCGGGCTGGTGGCGATCACCCCGGCTGCGGGAAACAGCGGCCCTGCCGGTGCCATATTGCTCGGCGGACTGGCCTCGGTCATCTGCTGCTGGTTTGTGATGGTCGCCAAGCCGAAAATGGGCTTTGACGACAGCCTTGACGCCTTTGGCATCCATGGGCTGGGCGGCATTGTCGGCTCGGTCGGCGTCGCCGTGGTCAATCTGCAGCTGCTCGGCGGCCAGGGCGGCGCGGACTATGCCTTTGGCGACCAGTTTATGAAGCAGGTCGTGTCGGTCCTGATTGCGATTATCTGGGCCGGTGCCGGTTCGGCCATCGCCTTTATCATCGCCAGATACACTACCGGACTCAGGGTCGATGAAGACACCGAGCGCGAGGGTCTCGACCTCGGCGAACATGGAGAACGCGCTTATAATTATTGA